A portion of the Stella humosa genome contains these proteins:
- a CDS encoding potassium/proton antiporter codes for MELIHQIIFAGALIILLSILAGRLSSRFGAPILLVFLALGMLLGDEGPGQVQFSDPRAAYFFGSVALAVILFDGGLRTSRESMRLAFAPAVSLATIGVVITTLITAVAVSYAMDFSPVEAFLVASVVASTDAAAVFMLMHLRGLDINRRVGATLEVESGINDPMAIFLVLGATALIDNDLTSPDAGAILSFAWEMGIGALAGWLGGHALVWLVNRLQLAAGLYPILAIAGAVFIFGATLVVHASGFLAVFLVGYVLGNRRHRGNQLIVRFSDALGWLSQIALFVMLGLFVTPSTVLPYIWPALAISFALLLVGRPVAVWISLSFFRFQTAEKMFIAWVGLRGAVPIYLAIIPLLHEIPQAHAIFSIAFVVVIVSLVLQGWTLPIAARVTGVEVPPETHSDDRLDLDPLHRQSRELVGYRVAAGSPAVGMTPSELHLPAEASVVTVLRDDRVLRPESGEPLAPEDLVLALGRTETLYRLDRMFAARVRPIHKEAGLVLGDFPIDPAATIGAIVDFYGLPAGVEIRGQTAEAYVLRLLGRMPVTGDAVPLGVAELVVRETGKGRIERLGLRLDPEASRSPAARFGRQVRRLIKGTGRRIGAARRRQGQSRP; via the coding sequence ATGGAACTTATTCACCAGATCATCTTTGCCGGCGCGCTTATCATCCTGCTGAGCATCCTGGCGGGGCGCCTGTCGTCGCGCTTCGGCGCGCCGATCCTGCTGGTGTTTCTGGCCCTGGGCATGCTGCTGGGCGACGAGGGGCCCGGCCAGGTGCAGTTCTCGGACCCGCGCGCGGCCTACTTCTTCGGCAGCGTGGCGCTGGCGGTCATCCTCTTCGACGGCGGGCTGCGCACCTCGCGCGAGAGCATGCGCCTGGCCTTCGCGCCGGCCGTGTCGCTGGCGACGATCGGCGTCGTGATCACGACCCTGATCACCGCCGTCGCCGTCTCCTATGCCATGGATTTCTCGCCGGTCGAGGCGTTCCTGGTGGCCTCGGTCGTGGCCTCCACCGATGCCGCGGCGGTCTTCATGCTGATGCATCTGCGCGGGCTCGACATCAACCGGCGCGTCGGAGCGACGCTGGAGGTCGAATCCGGCATCAACGACCCGATGGCGATCTTCCTGGTCCTGGGCGCCACCGCGCTGATCGACAACGACCTGACCTCGCCGGACGCCGGCGCGATCCTCAGCTTCGCCTGGGAGATGGGGATCGGCGCGCTGGCCGGCTGGCTGGGCGGGCACGCGCTGGTATGGCTGGTGAACCGCCTGCAACTGGCGGCCGGGCTCTATCCCATCCTGGCCATCGCCGGTGCCGTCTTCATCTTCGGGGCCACGCTGGTCGTCCATGCCAGCGGCTTCCTGGCCGTCTTCCTCGTCGGCTATGTGCTGGGCAACCGGCGGCATCGCGGCAACCAGCTCATCGTGCGCTTCTCGGACGCGCTGGGCTGGCTCAGCCAGATCGCGCTCTTCGTCATGCTGGGGCTGTTCGTCACGCCGTCCACGGTGCTGCCCTACATCTGGCCGGCGCTGGCCATCTCGTTCGCGCTGCTGCTGGTCGGGCGGCCGGTGGCGGTGTGGATCAGCCTCTCCTTCTTCCGATTCCAGACCGCCGAGAAGATGTTCATCGCCTGGGTCGGCCTGCGCGGCGCGGTGCCGATCTATCTCGCCATCATCCCGCTGCTGCACGAGATTCCCCAGGCGCACGCGATCTTCTCGATCGCCTTCGTCGTCGTCATCGTCTCGCTGGTCCTCCAGGGCTGGACGCTGCCGATCGCCGCGCGGGTGACGGGGGTGGAGGTGCCGCCGGAGACGCATTCCGACGACCGCCTCGACCTCGACCCGCTGCATCGCCAGTCGCGCGAGCTGGTCGGCTATCGCGTCGCCGCCGGCAGCCCGGCCGTCGGCATGACGCCGTCCGAGCTGCACCTGCCGGCCGAGGCATCGGTCGTGACCGTGCTGCGCGACGACCGCGTGCTGCGGCCGGAGAGCGGCGAGCCGCTGGCGCCCGAGGATCTGGTGCTGGCGCTGGGCCGGACCGAGACGCTGTACCGGCTCGACCGCATGTTCGCCGCCCGCGTCCGCCCGATCCACAAGGAGGCCGGGCTGGTGCTGGGCGACTTCCCGATCGACCCCGCGGCCACCATCGGCGCCATCGTCGATTTCTACGGCCTGCCGGCGGGCGTGGAGATTCGCGGCCAGACCGCCGAGGCCTATGTCCTGCGCCTGCTGGGCCGCATGCCGGTCACCGGCGACGCGGTGCCGCTGGGCGTGGCCGAGCTGGTCGTGCGCGAGACCGGCAAGGGCCGGATCGAGCGGCTGGGCCTGCGCCTGGACCCGGAGGCCTCGCGCTCGCCCGCCGCCCGTTTCGGCCGGCAGGTGCGTCGCCTGATCAAGGGCACCGGCCGGCGCATCGGCGCGGCCAGGCGGCGGCAGGGTCAGTCCAGGCCGTAG
- a CDS encoding ribonuclease HII encodes MPDYRLEMELGGLVCGIDEVGRGPWAGPVVAAAVIIDPARLPHDLRDAIDDSKKIPAARRAALAAAIAAHALVGVGAASAGEVDRHNVLQATFIAMARALARLPARPDAALVDGNRAPPLGCRVVTVVEGDALSLSIAAASIVAKVLRDGMMARLALRHPGYGWETNVGYGTEAHRAGLSRFGVTRHHRRSFAPISQMLSPETRLTR; translated from the coding sequence ATGCCGGACTATCGGCTGGAGATGGAACTGGGCGGCCTGGTCTGCGGCATCGACGAGGTCGGCCGCGGCCCCTGGGCCGGGCCGGTCGTGGCCGCGGCGGTGATCATCGATCCCGCGCGGCTGCCCCACGACCTGCGCGATGCGATCGACGACAGCAAGAAGATCCCGGCCGCCCGGCGTGCGGCGCTGGCGGCTGCCATCGCTGCCCATGCCCTGGTCGGCGTCGGCGCCGCCAGTGCCGGCGAGGTCGACCGTCACAATGTGCTACAGGCGACCTTCATCGCCATGGCGCGCGCCCTGGCGCGGCTGCCGGCGCGGCCCGACGCGGCGTTGGTCGACGGCAATCGCGCGCCGCCGCTCGGCTGCCGGGTCGTGACGGTGGTGGAGGGCGATGCGCTGTCGCTGTCGATCGCGGCCGCCTCCATCGTCGCCAAGGTGCTGCGCGACGGAATGATGGCCAGGCTGGCGCTGCGCCACCCCGGATATGGCTGGGAAACCAACGTCGGCTACGGCACCGAGGCCCACCGCGCCGGCCTGTCCCGATTCGGGGTGACGCGCCATCACCGCCGCAGCTTCGCGCCGATTTCCCAGATGTTGAGTCCCGAGACTCGGTTGACTCGATAA
- a CDS encoding site-specific DNA-methyltransferase — MGDFPDNAVDQLHLGDCVEVMGRLPAGSVDMVFADPPYNLQLSGDLRRPDNSAVDGVDDEWDKFQDFAAYDRFTTDWLTAVRRVLKEDGTVWVIGSYHNVFRVGAKLQDLGFWILNDVIWRKTNPMPNFRGRRFTNAHETMIWASRRQDARYTFNYESMKALNDGLQMRSDWSLPICTGGERLKRDGRKAHPTQKPEALLHRVLMAGSRPGDVVLDPFFGTGTTGAVAKRLGRRWIGIERDPDYAAIARERIDQVTVAEGAAVHIATRRDEPRVPFGSLVERGLVRPGEILFDQQRRWSAKVRADGSVITADSKGSIHQIGASVQGAPACNGWTFWHVERQKRLVAIDVLRQKVRAEMA, encoded by the coding sequence ATGGGGGACTTTCCAGACAATGCGGTCGATCAGCTTCACCTCGGCGATTGCGTCGAGGTGATGGGTCGGCTGCCCGCGGGCTCGGTGGACATGGTCTTCGCCGATCCGCCCTACAATCTGCAACTTTCCGGCGATCTCCGTCGCCCGGACAACTCGGCCGTCGATGGCGTCGACGACGAATGGGACAAGTTCCAGGACTTCGCCGCCTATGACCGCTTCACCACGGACTGGCTGACCGCCGTCCGCCGCGTGCTGAAGGAAGATGGCACGGTCTGGGTCATCGGCAGCTACCACAACGTCTTCCGCGTCGGCGCCAAGCTGCAGGACCTGGGCTTCTGGATCCTCAACGACGTGATCTGGCGCAAGACCAACCCGATGCCGAACTTCCGCGGCCGGCGCTTCACCAACGCGCACGAGACCATGATCTGGGCCTCGCGCCGCCAGGACGCGCGATACACCTTCAACTATGAATCGATGAAGGCGCTGAACGACGGGTTGCAGATGCGCAGCGACTGGTCGCTGCCGATCTGCACCGGCGGCGAGCGGCTGAAGCGCGACGGCCGCAAGGCCCACCCCACGCAGAAGCCCGAGGCCCTCCTGCACCGTGTGCTGATGGCGGGCTCGCGGCCGGGCGACGTCGTGCTCGACCCGTTCTTCGGCACGGGCACGACGGGGGCGGTCGCCAAGCGCCTGGGCCGGCGCTGGATCGGCATCGAGCGCGACCCCGACTATGCCGCCATCGCCCGCGAGCGCATCGACCAGGTGACGGTGGCCGAGGGGGCGGCCGTCCATATCGCCACCCGCCGCGACGAGCCGCGCGTGCCGTTCGGCTCGCTGGTGGAGCGCGGCCTGGTGCGGCCGGGCGAGATCCTGTTCGACCAGCAGCGCCGCTGGAGCGCCAAGGTGCGCGCCGACGGCAGTGTCATCACCGCCGATTCCAAGGGCTCGATCCACCAGATCGGCGCCTCCGTGCAGGGCGCGCCCGCCTGCAACGGCTGGACCTTCTGGCATGTCGAGCGCCAGAAGCGGCTGGTGGCGATCGACGTGCTGCGCCAGAAGGTGCGCGCCGAGATGGCGTGA
- a CDS encoding fumarate hydratase: protein MPDGLFQEMFPLSSDGTPYRKLTGDFVGRESFAGRPILTVAPEALTLLARTAFADIAHLLRPGHLAQLRRILEDPEASANDRFVAFDLLKNANIAAGRVLPMCQDTGTAIIMGKKGQQVWTGGGDEAALSEGVRRTYLDTNLRYSNLAPLSMFQEVNTGDNLPAQIDLYATEGDSYKFLFVAKGGGSANKVFLHQQTPSVLKPDLLLKFLDEKIKTLGTAACPPYHLAIVIGGTSAEMNLKTVKLASTKYLDALPTEGNRQGQAFRDLEMEAKIHALTQMNGIGAQFGGKYFCHDVRVIRLPRHGASCPIGIGVSCSADRQAVGKITADGVFLEQLEENPAQYLPEVDMAALAGPVVSIDLNRPMAEIRQTLSQYPVKTRVMLNGPMIVARDLAHAKIRERLEQGEPMPDYFRDRIIYYAGPAKTPEGYASGAFGPTTAGRMDSFVGDFMAKGGSFVTLAKGNRSRQVTEACKTHGGFYLGSIGGPGARLAQDCIKKVEVVDYPELGMEAVWRIEVVDFPAFIVVDDKGNDFFANIPSY from the coding sequence ATGCCCGACGGCCTTTTCCAGGAAATGTTCCCGCTCTCCTCCGACGGGACGCCGTACCGCAAGCTGACCGGCGATTTCGTCGGCCGCGAGAGCTTTGCCGGCCGGCCGATCCTGACCGTGGCGCCCGAGGCGCTGACGCTGCTGGCCCGGACCGCCTTTGCCGACATCGCCCACCTGCTGCGTCCGGGCCATCTGGCCCAGCTTCGGCGGATTCTGGAGGATCCGGAGGCGTCGGCGAACGACCGCTTCGTCGCCTTCGACCTGCTGAAGAACGCCAACATTGCCGCCGGCCGCGTCCTGCCCATGTGCCAGGACACCGGCACCGCCATCATCATGGGCAAGAAGGGCCAGCAGGTCTGGACCGGCGGCGGCGACGAGGCCGCCCTGTCGGAGGGCGTGCGCCGCACCTATCTCGACACCAACCTGCGCTATTCGAACCTGGCGCCGCTCTCCATGTTCCAGGAGGTCAATACCGGCGACAACCTGCCGGCCCAGATCGACCTCTATGCGACCGAAGGCGACAGCTACAAGTTTCTCTTCGTGGCCAAGGGCGGCGGCTCGGCCAACAAGGTCTTCCTGCACCAGCAGACGCCCTCGGTGCTGAAGCCCGACCTGCTGCTGAAGTTCCTGGACGAGAAGATCAAGACGCTGGGGACGGCGGCTTGCCCGCCCTACCACCTGGCCATCGTCATCGGCGGCACCTCGGCCGAGATGAACCTGAAGACGGTGAAGCTGGCCAGCACGAAGTACCTCGATGCCTTGCCGACCGAGGGCAACCGCCAGGGCCAGGCCTTCCGCGACCTGGAGATGGAAGCGAAGATCCACGCCCTGACGCAGATGAACGGCATCGGTGCGCAGTTCGGCGGCAAGTATTTCTGCCACGACGTGCGGGTGATCCGCCTGCCGCGCCATGGCGCCTCCTGCCCCATCGGCATCGGCGTCTCCTGCTCGGCCGACCGCCAGGCGGTGGGCAAGATCACCGCCGACGGCGTGTTCCTGGAGCAGCTCGAGGAGAACCCGGCACAGTACCTGCCGGAGGTCGACATGGCGGCCCTGGCCGGCCCGGTGGTGTCGATCGACCTGAATCGGCCGATGGCCGAGATCCGCCAGACGCTGTCGCAGTATCCGGTGAAGACGCGGGTGATGCTGAACGGCCCGATGATCGTCGCCCGCGACCTGGCCCACGCCAAGATCCGCGAGCGGCTGGAGCAGGGCGAGCCCATGCCGGACTATTTCCGCGACCGGATCATCTACTATGCCGGTCCGGCCAAGACCCCGGAGGGCTATGCGTCGGGCGCCTTCGGCCCCACCACCGCGGGGCGGATGGATTCCTTCGTCGGCGACTTCATGGCCAAGGGCGGCAGCTTCGTGACGCTGGCCAAGGGCAACCGGTCGCGCCAGGTGACCGAGGCCTGCAAGACCCATGGCGGCTTCTATCTGGGCTCCATCGGCGGCCCCGGCGCGCGCCTGGCGCAGGACTGCATCAAGAAGGTCGAGGTGGTCGACTATCCCGAGCTGGGGATGGAGGCGGTGTGGCGGATCGAGGTGGTGGATTTCCCGGCCTTCATCGTCGTCGACGACAAGGGCAACGACTTCTTCGCCAACATCCCGTCCTACTGA
- a CDS encoding ribbon-helix-helix domain-containing protein, with protein MIDPAEARLRKHSVVIAGHRTSVSLEAAFWDALRAIATADGRSVAALIADIDRRRTGNLSGAIRVFILQRAARGGLPTT; from the coding sequence GTGATCGACCCCGCCGAGGCGCGCCTGCGCAAGCACTCGGTGGTCATTGCCGGCCATCGCACCAGCGTGTCGCTGGAGGCGGCGTTCTGGGATGCCTTGCGGGCGATCGCGACAGCCGACGGCCGTTCGGTCGCCGCCCTGATCGCCGACATCGACCGCCGGCGCACCGGGAACCTGTCGGGCGCCATCCGCGTCTTCATCCTTCAGCGGGCCGCCCGGGGCGGCCTGCCCACAACCTGA
- a CDS encoding YciI family protein — MDEFILLMHGEVGAPDAAWGPYLARLRESGAFAGGSAIGDGICVSKEGTAAPVTAHLIGYIRVNAAGIEDVRALLVGNPHFEAGGTVEIRRLPRTG; from the coding sequence ATGGACGAGTTCATCCTGCTCATGCATGGCGAGGTCGGCGCTCCCGACGCCGCATGGGGGCCATACTTGGCGCGTCTGCGCGAAAGCGGCGCATTCGCCGGCGGCAGCGCCATCGGCGACGGCATCTGCGTCAGCAAGGAAGGAACGGCGGCGCCGGTCACCGCCCACCTGATCGGCTATATCCGCGTGAATGCCGCGGGTATCGAAGACGTGCGCGCGCTCCTGGTCGGCAACCCGCACTTCGAGGCGGGCGGCACGGTCGAGATCCGCCGGTTGCCGCGCACGGGCTGA
- a CDS encoding NHL repeat-containing protein, whose protein sequence is MIRRSALLAAGLLLALPVLPALAQTIGGTPPTYTDRQPGPVPNEAAIDRRFWAPGLDDGYVPQGITVADGVLLVSAYRSIDPKVGGGPSRIWAIDPKTGATLGQFDLPPAFAHAGGIAAGSDGQLYVADTRLLGRFDLKRALAAGGVAEPLRTWPLAAPLRGSFMSRHGGAVWIGGWNPDGEGRMFAVPEADLEDAAALDEPMAARSFPIPSRAQGAGFDPAGALWITRSSSRIGQLLKLDPVDGRVVATHETAIGIEDISFDADGGLWSVSEAGSRRWLAWATFYPLLFRMAPDRLR, encoded by the coding sequence ATGATCCGCCGATCCGCGCTGCTGGCCGCGGGCCTGTTGCTGGCCCTGCCCGTGCTGCCTGCCCTGGCCCAGACGATCGGCGGCACCCCACCCACCTATACCGACCGGCAGCCCGGGCCGGTGCCCAACGAGGCGGCGATCGATCGCCGCTTCTGGGCGCCCGGGCTGGACGACGGCTATGTGCCCCAGGGCATCACCGTCGCCGACGGCGTCCTGCTGGTCAGCGCCTATCGCAGCATCGACCCCAAGGTGGGCGGCGGGCCGTCGCGCATCTGGGCGATCGACCCAAAGACCGGCGCCACGCTGGGGCAGTTCGACCTGCCGCCGGCCTTCGCCCATGCCGGCGGCATCGCGGCCGGCAGCGACGGCCAGCTCTATGTCGCCGACACCCGCCTGCTGGGCCGGTTCGACCTGAAGCGGGCGCTGGCCGCGGGCGGCGTGGCGGAGCCCCTGCGGACCTGGCCGCTGGCGGCCCCCTTGCGGGGCTCCTTCATGTCGCGCCATGGCGGGGCGGTCTGGATCGGCGGCTGGAATCCCGATGGCGAGGGCCGCATGTTCGCCGTCCCGGAGGCCGATCTGGAGGATGCCGCGGCACTGGACGAACCTATGGCCGCGCGCAGCTTCCCCATCCCGTCGCGGGCACAGGGCGCCGGCTTCGATCCGGCAGGCGCGCTCTGGATCACCCGCTCGTCGAGCCGCATCGGCCAACTGCTGAAGCTCGACCCCGTCGACGGCCGGGTGGTGGCCACCCACGAGACGGCGATCGGCATCGAGGATATCAGCTTCGATGCCGACGGCGGGCTGTGGTCGGTGTCGGAGGCGGGCTCGCGCCGCTGGCTCGCCTGGGCGACCTTCTATCCGCTGCTGTTCCGCATGGCGCCCGACCGGCTGCGCTGA
- a CDS encoding MaoC/PaaZ C-terminal domain-containing protein, which yields MAIDYDRLMARPFPERRHSYTRQDSILYALGLGLGADPVDPAQLQFVYEDGLKAFPTMAVVLGYPGFWMREADTGIDWVRVVHGEQRLTLHAPVPPEGTVIGRTRISHLIDKGPGHGALVIQERTVTDAATGTLIATIDHTTFCRADGGFGGPKVEAPVPHRLPETAPDCHCDIATLPQAALIYRLAGDDNPLHADPAVARAAGYPQPILHGLATYGVAAQAVLKTFCGMDPARLRAFDLRFSAPVFPGETVRTEMWRAGDTVSFRARVLERDSVVLNNGRAIIA from the coding sequence ATGGCGATCGACTATGACCGGCTGATGGCCCGCCCCTTCCCGGAGCGGCGCCACAGCTATACCCGCCAGGATTCGATCCTCTACGCCCTGGGCCTGGGGCTGGGTGCGGACCCGGTCGACCCCGCGCAGTTACAGTTCGTCTACGAGGACGGGCTGAAGGCGTTCCCGACCATGGCGGTCGTGCTGGGCTATCCCGGCTTCTGGATGCGCGAGGCCGACACCGGCATCGACTGGGTGCGCGTCGTCCATGGCGAGCAGCGGCTGACCCTGCATGCCCCCGTGCCGCCCGAGGGGACGGTGATCGGCCGCACCCGCATCTCGCACCTGATCGACAAGGGCCCGGGCCACGGCGCCCTGGTGATCCAGGAGCGCACGGTGACCGATGCCGCCACCGGCACGCTGATCGCCACCATCGACCACACCACCTTCTGCCGCGCCGACGGCGGCTTCGGCGGCCCCAAGGTCGAGGCACCGGTGCCCCATCGCCTGCCCGAGACCGCGCCCGACTGCCATTGCGACATCGCCACCCTGCCGCAGGCCGCACTCATCTATCGCCTGGCGGGCGACGACAACCCGCTGCATGCCGACCCGGCCGTGGCCCGCGCGGCCGGCTATCCACAGCCGATCCTGCACGGGCTGGCGACCTATGGCGTGGCCGCGCAGGCGGTGCTGAAGACCTTTTGCGGCATGGACCCGGCCCGGCTGCGCGCCTTCGACCTGCGCTTCTCGGCCCCGGTCTTCCCGGGCGAGACGGTGCGGACGGAAATGTGGCGGGCGGGCGACACGGTGTCGTTCCGCGCCCGCGTGCTGGAACGCGATTCGGTCGTGCTCAACAACGGCCGGGCAATCATCGCCTGA
- a CDS encoding SDR family oxidoreductase, translating to MTRMVDGKVALVTGAGGGIGREIAIMLAAHGARVVVNDVGASVSGEGADQGPGAETVEAIRTAGGQAVLNTDSVTERRGAETMVQTALDAFGRIDIVVNNAGILRDRIFHRMTEDEWDSVIAVHLKGSFNVSRAAANHFKEQGSGAYVHMTSTSGLIGNFGQANYAAAKMGIAGLSRSIALDMARSGVRSNCISPFAWSRMIGAIPTDTPEQAARVEKLKQMTPDKIAAVAVYLASDAAKDVTGQIFAVRNNEVFLMSQPRPIRGLHRDGGWTPETLAEQVGPAFRSMLVPLERTADVFSWDPV from the coding sequence ATGACCCGGATGGTCGACGGCAAGGTGGCGCTGGTCACCGGCGCCGGCGGCGGCATCGGTCGCGAGATCGCGATCATGCTGGCCGCCCACGGCGCCCGCGTCGTGGTGAACGACGTCGGCGCGTCGGTCAGCGGCGAGGGCGCCGACCAGGGTCCCGGGGCCGAGACGGTGGAAGCGATCCGGACGGCCGGCGGCCAGGCGGTGCTGAACACCGACAGCGTCACCGAGCGGCGCGGCGCCGAGACGATGGTGCAGACCGCACTCGACGCCTTCGGGCGCATCGACATCGTCGTCAACAATGCCGGCATCCTGCGCGACCGCATCTTCCACCGCATGACCGAGGACGAATGGGATTCGGTCATCGCCGTGCATCTGAAGGGCAGCTTCAACGTCAGCCGGGCGGCCGCCAACCACTTCAAGGAGCAGGGGTCGGGCGCCTATGTCCACATGACCTCCACCTCCGGGCTGATCGGCAATTTCGGCCAGGCCAACTATGCCGCGGCCAAGATGGGCATTGCCGGCCTGTCGCGCTCGATCGCGCTCGACATGGCGCGGTCGGGCGTGCGCTCGAACTGCATCTCGCCCTTTGCCTGGAGCCGGATGATCGGCGCCATCCCGACCGACACGCCCGAGCAGGCGGCCCGGGTCGAGAAGCTGAAGCAGATGACGCCCGACAAGATCGCGGCCGTTGCCGTCTACCTGGCATCGGACGCGGCCAAGGACGTGACCGGCCAGATCTTCGCCGTGCGCAACAACGAGGTCTTCCTGATGAGCCAGCCGCGGCCGATCCGCGGCCTGCACCGCGATGGCGGCTGGACGCCCGAGACGCTGGCCGAGCAGGTGGGCCCCGCCTTCCGCTCGATGCTGGTGCCGCTGGAGCGCACGGCCGACGTCTTCTCCTGGGACCCGGTCTGA
- a CDS encoding thiolase — protein MTHHELRGASAVVGVGLAGCGEAPGRTAMELIGSAAWNAVTDAGLKMTDIDGVFGVSAVHGMPSVTISEYLGIKPSYSDGSMIGGSSNVAHILQATMAIRAGLCSTALVIYGSNQKSASGKLVSSAAEFNPYEQPYKPRFPITAYALAAARHMHQFGTTRQQLAEVAVAARGWANLNPEAYMHGPLSIDDVLNARMVCDPFGLFDCCLVTDGAGALVVVGRDRAKDFPKKPVYFLGGGMAHWHRSIMQMPDITVTAASESGPRAFEMAGMEPADIDVLELYDAFTINTILFLEDLGFCPKGEGGRFVEGGRIAPGGSLPVNTNGGGLSCVHPGMYGTFILVEAIRQLRGEAGDRQAKGAETAIVHGNGGVLSSQVTSIFGTEATL, from the coding sequence ATGACGCACCACGAACTGCGCGGCGCCAGCGCCGTCGTCGGCGTCGGCCTGGCCGGTTGCGGCGAGGCCCCCGGCCGCACCGCCATGGAACTGATCGGCTCTGCCGCCTGGAACGCCGTCACCGACGCCGGGCTGAAGATGACGGACATCGACGGCGTCTTCGGCGTCTCGGCCGTCCACGGCATGCCGTCCGTCACCATCTCGGAATATCTCGGCATCAAGCCCAGCTATTCCGACGGCAGCATGATCGGCGGCTCGTCCAACGTCGCCCACATCCTGCAGGCGACCATGGCCATCCGCGCCGGCCTGTGCTCGACCGCACTCGTCATCTACGGCTCCAACCAGAAGAGCGCGTCGGGCAAGCTCGTCTCCTCGGCAGCCGAGTTCAACCCCTACGAGCAGCCCTACAAGCCGCGCTTCCCGATCACCGCCTACGCGCTGGCGGCCGCCCGCCACATGCACCAGTTCGGCACCACCCGCCAGCAGCTGGCGGAGGTGGCGGTGGCCGCGCGCGGCTGGGCCAATCTCAACCCCGAAGCCTACATGCACGGGCCGCTGTCGATCGACGACGTGCTGAACGCGCGCATGGTGTGCGACCCGTTCGGCCTCTTCGACTGCTGCCTGGTGACCGACGGCGCCGGCGCGCTCGTCGTGGTCGGCCGCGACCGGGCGAAGGACTTCCCCAAGAAGCCCGTCTATTTCCTGGGCGGCGGCATGGCCCACTGGCACCGTTCGATCATGCAGATGCCGGACATCACGGTGACGGCGGCATCGGAATCCGGCCCGCGCGCCTTCGAGATGGCCGGCATGGAGCCCGCCGACATCGACGTGCTGGAGCTCTACGACGCCTTCACTATCAACACGATCCTCTTCCTGGAGGACCTCGGCTTCTGCCCCAAGGGCGAAGGCGGGCGCTTCGTCGAGGGCGGGCGCATCGCGCCGGGCGGCAGCCTGCCGGTCAACACCAATGGCGGCGGTCTGTCCTGCGTCCACCCCGGCATGTACGGCACCTTCATCCTGGTCGAGGCGATCCGCCAGCTCCGCGGCGAGGCCGGCGACCGCCAGGCCAAGGGGGCCGAGACCGCGATCGTGCACGGCAATGGCGGCGTGCTGTCGAGCCAGGTGACCAGCATCTTCGGCACCGAGGCGACGCTATGA
- a CDS encoding Zn-ribbon domain-containing OB-fold protein yields MTLEDRGPGPDAIYREELLAGRFTVQTCGDCGQSSFPPRVFCKHCGSAALTRVEASGDGVVYSTSAVRNRPDKGGDHNIALVDLAEGVRLLTRVDGAGPTEVPIGARVKARIVGGDVPHVVFDLVKE; encoded by the coding sequence ATGACCTTGGAAGACCGCGGGCCGGGCCCCGACGCCATCTATCGCGAGGAGCTGCTGGCCGGGCGCTTCACCGTTCAGACCTGCGGCGATTGCGGCCAGTCCAGCTTTCCGCCGCGCGTCTTCTGCAAGCATTGCGGATCGGCGGCGCTGACCCGTGTCGAGGCGTCGGGCGACGGCGTGGTCTATTCCACCAGTGCGGTCCGCAACCGGCCGGACAAGGGCGGCGACCACAACATCGCGCTGGTCGACCTGGCCGAGGGCGTGCGCCTGCTGACGCGCGTCGACGGCGCGGGGCCGACCGAGGTGCCGATCGGCGCCCGGGTGAAGGCCCGTATCGTCGGCGGCGACGTGCCGCATGTGGTATTCGACCTGGTGAAGGAGTAA